The genomic window tgtgtgggattgagatcagagaggggataggcaggagattccggttgtgggattgagatcagagaggggataggcaggagattccgtgtgtgggattgagatcagagttagaggggataggcaggagattccgtgtgtgagattgagatcagagttagaggggataggcaggagattccgtgtgtgagattgagatcagagttagaggggataggcaggagattCCGTGTGTGAGATTGAGATCAGAGAGGGCATAGGCAGGAGATACCGTGTGTGGGATTGAGATcagagaggggataggcaggagattccgtgtgtgggattgagatcagagaggggataggcaggagattccgtgtgtgggattgagatcagagaggggataggcaggagattccgtgtgtgggattgagatcagagttagaggggataggcaggaaattccgtgtgtgggattgagatcagagttagaggggataggcaggagattccgtgtgtgggattgagatcagagttagaggggataggcaggagattCCGTGTGTGGGATTGAGATCAGAGTTAGAGTGGATAGGCAGGAGATTCCGTGTGTGGGATTGAGATCAGAGTTAGAGTGGATAGGCAGGAGATTCCGTGTGTGGGATTGAGATCAGAGTTAGAGTGGTTAGGCAGGAGATTCCGTGTGTGGGATTGAGATCAGAGAGGGGATAGGCCGGAGATTCCGTGTGGCTCCCTCTCTGTGCTGTTGGACTGGCAGAGATCCATACCGTTTGGTCCCAGCAGTGTTGTGGCGTTGCCTGtcggcattgaactcaatgtagggattccagctccaggTTTTCCTTGGGCTTTACCCCCAAAGCCTTCCACAAGGCAGCAGAAGTCTGAAATCCCCTTGGTGAGATGCCAGCCACAGCTGAGGAGCCCCATCTTTCTGAGAGAAAGGATTTCTGCATGGCCTGCTTTGGAGCAGTTAGTcgggctttgtgaggggcaattGTTCCTGCTAttcttttgaggggatgataaagGAGGCTGGTGGGACAGGCAGTGCACGTTATTTACATGGACCTCATTTCCCAAGATTGTGCAACCTGTTGGGCATATcgcctccaatccaggcagcgtgatggtgaatttcatctgcaccctctctctccagagccttgacatccttcttaCAACGGGGTGGCCAGAACTCCAGGCAGTCAGATGCTGCCTATCTCGAGTTTCTGATACTCTATACCACAGATACAGCCTCACCGTGTTATACAACTGCAACGTGACGTCCCAAACTCCTCTCTTCGTCTCTCCTCTGTTCCTTTCCCCCTCCGTGCTCTGCGCTGTCGCAGAACATTTTCTGGTCCCCCTGCAATGCTAAACGGGGGAAATCTTCACAGACGCCGCCAGCGTCTCTCTCTGCGTTCCTTCACCACCTCATCTCCGTAGGTGAACGTAGGTGAATGAGAGTAGCTGGGCAGGGTTCAGTCAGGCCAAATGGGAGGTACCTGTGCTGTGTTGTTCTTAATCTATGACTTTACTGCAAAGTGAGTGTGGTTCAGAGGTTTCGAGGTCCAACCAGCAGTGAGGAAGTCGGTCGGTGTGTTTACCTGGTTTGCAGTGGAAGAACAGGGAGATTGTGTTCCCGCTTCACTGGGTAAGACAACGTCTGCAGCACTCTGCATGGTGTCGGCCCCCTCACCTCAGGAGAGAAGCTGGGCTGAGGGAGGCTGCCTCCATTAGTTGGCAGTCCAGGAATGAGTGacaggtggtgggaggggcaaGTAGGGGGAGGTTGGAGGAAGAGATTTGAATCCTGGTTATTCTGTGCACTcagtctccctccccctcccctttcccttttccacatccctctccctcttccccatccccatttttctccttccctcctcccacctccctcttctctccccctGAATTCCTCCTGCCCCCGTACCTTTCTCACGCCCTCTGCGTCCCTCACCGACTGCTCCTTCTCTCTCAGGTGTGACGTCTGTGACCGTCGCTTCGCCCAGCCAGCCAAGCTGCTTGCCCACCGCTCCATCCACAGCGGGCAGAAACCCTTCGCCTGCCAGACGTGTGGCCGCTCCTACAACCGGCTGGACAATCTGCGTCGGCACCAGCGGGCTCACCTGGGTGACGGGCCAGCGGGCCGTGGCCGGAGGGGAGGCCGCAACGCACCGGGACCTCctgctcctccctctccctcccagcaGCAGCGCTGTGGTGACTGTGGTCGGGGCAGAGGCCGGGGCCGGGGTAGGGgaaggggtaggggcagggggGGGAGGCGGCCTCTCTCGTGCCCTCTGTGCCGACGAGGATTTAACCTCTTTTCCACCTTCCTGGCGCACCAGGCTGCGCACACTGGCGAGAAGCCCTTCCGCTGCCCTGTCTGTGCCAAGGCGTTCGGCGTCCCTGCATCCCTGCGCGCCCACCAGTCTATCCATACCGGCCGCAAGCCTTTCCGCTGCCCCACCTGCGGCAGCTCCTACAACCGTCTGGACAACCTCCGCCGACACCAGCGGGCTCACCCGCCCCTGGCGGGGGATGAggaggccggggagaggggagaggagggtggggagaggggggaaaggggtgGGAAGGGGCAGGAGGCAGCATTGGCATTGGGAGGGGCCCGTTTCCAATGTGAGGCGTGCGGGGAGGCATTCCCTGACCTGTCCTACCTGCAGACGCACCGTCTGACCCACTCAGACATGATCTTTGAGTGTGAGGCGTGTGGAGAGACGTTCCCCGATCTTTCTGGTCTCCGGACACATCGTCTAACTCATTCGGACATGGTCTTCGAGTGCGAGGTGTGCGGGGAGACCTTCCCCGATCTGTCCGGTCTCCGGACGCATCGTCTAACTCATTCAGACATGATTTTCGAGTGTGATGCCTGTGGCGAGACCTTCTCTGACCCGTCCAGTCTCCAGGCTCACCGTCTGACCCACTCAGACATGATTTTTGAGTGCGAGGCGTGCGGGGAGACATTTCCCGACCTGTCTGGTCTTCAGGCTCACCGTCTGACACACTCAGACATGATGTTCGAGTGTGACACCTGTGGTGAGGACTTCCCTGACCTGTCCAGCCTCCAGGCGCACCGTCTGACCCACTCAGATGCAACAATTGAGTGTGAGGCATGCGGGGAGACATTCCCCAACTTGTCTAGCCTACAGACACATCGTCTAACACATTCGGACATGATTTTTGAGTGTGACGCCTGTGCTGAGACCTTCCCTGACCCGTCTAGTCTACAGACTCACCGTCTCACCCACTCAGACATGGTCTTCGAATGTGAAGCTTGTGGCGAGACCTTCCCTGATCTGTCTGGCCTCCAGACACATCGTCTGACCCACTCAGACATGATCTTTGAATGTGATGCCTGTGGTGAGACCTTCCCTGACCTGTCTAGTCTACAGGTGCACCGTCTGACCCATTCAGACATGATCTTTGAGTGCGAGGCCTGCGGGGAGACATTTCCCGATCTGTCTGGTCTCCAGACGCATCGTCTGACTCATGCAGACATGGGCTTTGAGTGTGAGGCATGCGGGGAGACATTCCCCGatctctccagcctccaggcacacCGCCTGTCTCATTCAGACATGATCTTTGAGTGTGACGCCTGTGGGGAGACTTTTCCTGATCACTCATGCCTGCAGACACACCGACTGACACACTCGGACATGATCTTCGAGTGTGGGGCGTGCAGAGAGGCTTTTCCTGACCTGCCTAGTCTCCAGGCACACCAAATGACCCACGGGGAGACGCCCCCGGGGCTCGGAGCCATGGTGAACCCACAGCGCGCACCGCCTGCTTTGGTCTGTGACGTGTGTGGTGAGAGCTTCGCCAGTCCGACTCACCTGTCTCTCCACCGGCGACGGGCCCACACCGACACGGCGGCCCGCCCCTTCGGCTGCTCGCTGTGCGGGCGGATCTTCACCAAGGCCTCAGCCTGGCGCGCCCACCAGGCCGTCCACACTGGTCAGAAGCCGTACCGCTGCCAGGTCTGCCCTCGATCCTATAACCGCCTGGACAACCTCCGCCGTCACCAGAGAGTGCATCTGGGAGAGAAGCCCTTCCGCTGCACGGCCTGCGGCCAGGgcttcccctcctcagcctctcTGAGGGCCCACCGGGCGGCGGAGCACGGCCTGATCAGTGGGGGGGTCTTGTCCAGGCTGGAGGAGCCTGATCAGCGTCTCGGTAGCCCGGTCTCTGAGCATGGGGCCTCTCCGCAGGCCCACTCCTCCCAGCGGGACCCCTGTGTCGAGATCTTCGGCAGCCCGGCCCTGGAGGTCCATGGGAGAGGAGCAGGAGGGCCGGAGATGGAGGAGACGCCAACGCCGCTTCTCatccccccacctcccctcgaCAAGCCCTTCCGCTGCCCAGCATGTGGCAAAGGCTTCAGCCAGGCCGTCTCCCTGCGGAAGCACCGCTGCCCGGGCCCCGCTCCCGTGGGGCGACAAGGGGGGCAGGCGCAGGCCCCGCGGAGGGGCCCTCGCCCTCGCACTCACCCCCGGGAGCGCTCCTTCCGCTGCCAGGTCTGCCCCCGTTCCTACAACCGCCTGGACAACCTCCGCCGTCACCAGAGAGTGCACCTGGGAGAGAAGCCCTTCCGCTGCACGGCCTGCGGCCAGGGCTTCCCCTCCTCGGCCTCTCTGAGGGCCCACCGGGCGGCGGAGCACGGCCTGAGGAGGGCCACCCCGGCCCCTGCCCTCCGCTGGCCTAACACCTCCGcctcttccccccctcctcccccaccgccgcctccttcccctcccccccccatcaaGGCCGAGGCCGAGGACCTGCTGCAGGCTGAGGCCTTCCAGCTGACGGGGAGCTGGAGGGGGGcgaagagagaggaggagggtgggGAGTGCGTAGAGTGCGGCCAGCGGCTGCCGGACGAGGCCTCGCTGGCACGGCACCGCCTCCTTCACGCCTGGGAGCGGCCCTTCCGCTGCGATGCCTGCGACCAGGCCTTTGctgactcctcctcactgacggaGCATCAGCTGGGCCACAGCCGGGAGGACGAGCGGGCGGAGGAGGCGgggaaggcagaggaggagggCCCGTCGCCTCTGCGCCCCGCTCCCGACGGGCCGCGCCCGCTCTACGTCCTGCGGCGCCTGCCGGCCTGGGGCGGGGGTCCCTGCCGATGCCAGGTCTGCAGTGAACTCTTCGACGACCCATCGGCGCTGCAGGCTCACGTGCAGCGGGCCCACGGCGAGGGAGGAGGGgcggtggagggggagggggagaagtccAGGCCGCCCGCCCTAGCCCCAGCCCCGAGCTCGTCCAGGGTCAAGCCCTTCCAGTGTGACGTGTGTCGCAGGAGCTTTGCCCATCCCTCCGCCCTTCGGGCACACCAGACCATCCACACTGGCACCAAGCCCTACGCCTGCAACGTGTGTGCCCGCACCTACAACCGGCTCGACAACCTCAGGCGACACCAGCACTGCCACCTCAAGGCGCCCCtctgagggtgggggggggatggggtGCAAGACAGACACCCAGGGCGGGCTGGTGGCCCAGCGTCACCGCAGACTCTTCAACCCCGGGAGATGTGGGGGAGGatcgtgtgtgatgggacggtgtggaggcagccTCACTCTGTAACCCTgagagagtgtggaggtgtggagggagcctaGCCCTGTATATGAccccgggagggtgtgatgggacagtatggagggagcttcactccatgCCTGGCCCTGGGAGtcagtgtctgacccagggagtgtgtgatggggtggtggggagggagattcactccacAGGCCTTTGGTGCTCCCTTGACATCCGCTGTCCCTCCATACGATCTCTTCCACGGACTTTGCCCCTCTGAGCTCAGCACCAACACTGGAGATGTCAGGGACAGAGCCGATCAGCACTTGGGTCATGGCCGGGAGACTGTGAAGTTTATGAGGTGGTTGTCTGTATATTTAATATAAATTTATATATGTATGTGTTATATAAGAAGGTTAGCTTGTTTAGTTAGTCAGACTCCGTTTACGGTGCTTCCTACCCACTCATTTTTGTGTGGCTGATTTTCTCTGAAGTTTCTGAATTCATCCTACACCGGAAATCCATT from Mobula birostris isolate sMobBir1 chromosome 29, sMobBir1.hap1, whole genome shotgun sequence includes these protein-coding regions:
- the LOC140189940 gene encoding uncharacterized protein, whose protein sequence is MIFECEACGETFPDLSGLRTHRLTHSDMVFECEVCGETFPDLSGLRTHRLTHSDMIFECDACGETFSDPSSLQAHRLTHSDMIFECEACGETFPDLSGLQAHRLTHSDMMFECDTCGEDFPDLSSLQAHRLTHSDATIECEACGETFPNLSSLQTHRLTHSDMIFECDACAETFPDPSSLQTHRLTHSDMVFECEACGETFPDLSGLQTHRLTHSDMIFECDACGETFPDLSSLQVHRLTHSDMIFECEACGETFPDLSGLQTHRLTHADMGFECEACGETFPDLSSLQAHRLSHSDMIFECDACGETFPDHSCLQTHRLTHSDMIFECGACREAFPDLPSLQAHQMTHGETPPGLGAMVNPQRAPPALVCDVCGESFASPTHLSLHRRRAHTDTAARPFGCSLCGRIFTKASAWRAHQAVHTGQKPYRCQVCPRSYNRLDNLRRHQRVHLGEKPFRCTACGQGFPSSASLRAHRAAEHGLISGGVLSRLEEPDQRLGSPVSEHGASPQAHSSQRDPCVEIFGSPALEVHGRGAGGPEMEETPTPLLIPPPPLDKPFRCPACGKGFSQAVSLRKHRCPGPAPVGRQGGQAQAPRRGPRPRTHPRERSFRCQVCPRSYNRLDNLRRHQRVHLGEKPFRCTACGQGFPSSASLRAHRAAEHGLRRATPAPALRWPNTSASSPPPPPPPPPSPPPPIKAEAEDLLQAEAFQLTGSWRGAKREEEGGECVECGQRLPDEASLARHRLLHAWERPFRCDACDQAFADSSSLTEHQLGHSREDERAEEAGKAEEEGPSPLRPAPDGPRPLYVLRRLPAWGGGPCRCQVCSELFDDPSALQAHVQRAHGEGGGAVEGEGEKSRPPALAPAPSSSRVKPFQCDVCRRSFAHPSALRAHQTIHTGTKPYACNVCARTYNRLDNLRRHQHCHLKAPL